The Macrobrachium nipponense isolate FS-2020 chromosome 16, ASM1510439v2, whole genome shotgun sequence DNA window CTGTTGcttttgctgctgttgctgtttctTCTTCTGGCGGTGACGATGCTGCTTTTCCTGCTGttgctgtttcttcttcttctagcggtggtgatgctgctgctgctgctactgttgCTTTTCCTGCTGTGCTGTTGCTATTTCTTCTTCTGGCGGTGGTGATGCTGCTTTTCCTGCTGTTGCTGTTTCTTATGGTGGTGGtggagctgctgctgctgttggtgtTTCGGTTGTTGTTGCTATGTGTTGGTGCTGTTCCTGTTGCTGTGtcagttgttgctgctgttgctgtgggCTTTGCTTCTTTTCGttcctgttgttgctgttgttcctcCAGTTGCTGTTaatattgctgctgttgctgctgttcctATTTTTGTTGCAGTTGTTTTGCTCTTGTTGTTCATGTTGCTGTTGCGTCCTTTGTTTCGCTCCtttttgttggagagagagagagagagagagagagagagagagagagagagagagagagagagagagagagagaaataattgctTTTTCATAGTAAATTGAAAGTATCGTATTATTCTATGAAGTTTAATGAAGTTTAGGAAGGTATTCTCAGATCCGGAACAGTCTCCTGagttccttgagagagagagagagagagagagagagagagagagagagagagagagagagagagagagagagacctcgacCCTCTTTCTGTGTCATATTTTTCCTCCCCTCTTAAATTATTCCATTATCGCctcttattacttttaatgagGGGGGAAGGCGGAGttgccttttatttattattatttccataatCTGGATGTAAAAGCTCCGACGCCttcttattgattattattattctggagtCAGGGATTTTAGGAGGAATTTCTTCCTTTGGGGCCCTGGAGGGCCCTTGAGGAGGCACTTAATAAATTAGTGGATTAGTCTTCCATCCATCCGTCCTtccctcctactctctctctctctctctctctctctctctctctctctctctctctctctctctctctctctcaattaattaatttttatctctctctctcaattaattaattttatctctctctctctctctctctctctctctctcctctctctctcatattatgaaagtgtatgaaagggtaatgaagaaaaatattatgaaacatttaataaaaaaataatttgttttaataaaggacaacatggtttcgtacccggaaaaagtacacaaacccaactgtttagtccaccgtgagaacatattcaaaaatatgaaaagcggaaatgaaaacggatgtggtttatttagactttgcaaaagcttttgataaagtagaccaatatattagcgaagaaaattagaaaacacaatatcgtggataaagtaggaagatggttaaaagaatttttacacaacagaaaacagatagttattgcaaacgacgagaaatcggatgaagtcaaggtaatatccggtgtgccgcaaggtacggtgttagctgcaatactgtttgttattatgattgaagacatagacaataatgtgaaggattcggtagtgagtagtttcgcagatgacacaagaataacgtagagaaattacttgtgatgaagataggacgcctctacaaagagaccttaacaaagtatatgattgggcagagtaaataggatggtatttaactctgataaatttgaatcaataaattatggagacagagaaagaaagctatatgcatataagggacctaataatgagaccatcacaaataaggaagcagttaaagaccttggtgtgatgatgaataggaacatgttatgcaatgatcaaatagcaactctgttggcaaaatgtaaagcaaaaatgggaatgttgttacggcacttcaaaacaagaaaagctgaacacatgattatgctttataaaacatatgttcgtagtaccacttgaatattgcaatatgatatggtaccccacactatcaaaaggatattgcacaaatagagatgtacaaaggtcctttacagctagaatagaagaagttaaggacctagactactggggaaagactacaattcttaaaattatatagtctagataggagaagagaacgctcacatgataattcaggcatggaaacagatagaaggaatagcagaaaatatcatggaactaaaaatatcagaaagaggcaagcagaggtagattaatagtgcccaaaactataccaggaaaaataaggaaaagcacacaggacattaatccactacgcaccagcatcgataatgcagcgtctattcaatgcgttgccagctcatctgaggaatatatcaggagtgagcgtagatgtgtttaagaataagctcgacaaatatctaaactgcatcccagaccatccaagattggaagatgcaaaatataccggaagatgtactagcaactctctggtagacattagaggtgcctcacactgagggacctggggcaagcCCGAACAAGatgttaaggtctgtaaggtaaggtctctctctctctcgattagagaattatctctctctctctctctctcttctcgtctctctctctctctctctctctctctctctctctcttatgaattctctcaattaatatttttctctctctctctctctctccctctcatctctctctctctctctctctctctctctcgattagagaaattattttctctctctctcagttagagaatttttttttttcctctcctctctctctctctctctctctctctctctctctattagtgaATTCTCTcaattaattatctctctctctctctctctctctctctctctctctctctctctctctctctcagttagaatttgaatctgaaaaaattaatgaacatagtaatatatagacctcctaatactaaagagtttgacttaataatagaaaaattggatgatatatgtagaaatcacaaggactggacatattctcctatctggagacttcaacctTCCTTTCGTAAACTggaaaagaacaaaagaataggagattgtggatgtacttatacatataaaaaagagagtaatagtagtgcagaagataagaggcaattcgaaaagctattagatatgctactagaatacacattcaacaaataaatcacctgccaacaagaaaggaaaatactttaagacctagtattttgtgaacgagatgaattatgttaaagaaataatagtttataatgcggagtattttcagaccataatgtcatagaattaacagtccattccaaagcaagtgaaaacagagataagcaagaaatgaaaaagtgggaaggatatggaaaatacaactttctacagtaaaaatataaaatggtcagaaataaatgaagaattaaacaaagattgggataatattttcgtaagtgatgacataaggtaaatacggagatattatataaaatattagagaaaatagtggataaatatataccgaagaagaaagtaaacatcagtcatgcataccaagagacagaaggatcttgttccagaaaatcagaaagtggaaaaaaggtctagcaaaaaaaaaaaaaatgcatggaaagttatagaactaaaaagtaagatagaaaatgcagaacaaaagattatacaatcaaaaacaaagaaaatgaaaaacgggacttggaagaaaaaaaaccctattagatcaagcaaaatcccaaactattatactcatatgcgaagagatgaataaaagaagaatagaaataggccctctaagaattgaagggagattaacgaatgaaaaaaaaggaaatttgcaacatactggcgaacgataagagagaattcacccctagaatagataatgaagataatgatatagaagtaagggatgaaaatagtgaatatttagctgacatagatattaatgaagctgatattgtgcaggctattaatgaaattaaaaaaatggagctgctgcaggcctgatggaattcctgctattttgttaaagaaagtagttcattctatcgcaaagccacttgcaatattattaagacaaagtgtagatacaggcaagatttatgatgagcacaaattagcatatattacccctactttcaaaagtggatcaagactagaggcaagtaattataggcctgtgagtctaacatcacatattatgaaagtgtatgaaagggtaatgaagaaaaatattatgaaacatttaataaaaaataatttgtttaataaaggacaacatggtttcgtacccggaaaagtacacaaacccaactgttagtccaccgtgagaacatattcaaaaatatgaaaagcggaaatgaaacagatgtggtttatttagactttgcaaaagcttttgataaagtagaccataaatatattagcgaagaaaattagaaaaacacaatatcgtggataaagtaggaagatggttaaaagaatttttacacagaaaacagatagttattgcaaacgacgacgagaaatcggatgaagccaaggtaatatccggtgtgccgcaaggtacggtgttagctgcaatactgtttgttattatgattgaagacatagacaataatgttaagaaattcggtagtgagtagtttcgcagatgacacaagaataagtagagaattacttgtgatgaagataggaacgctctacaaagagaccttaacaaagtatatgattgggcagaggtaaataggatggtatttaactctgataaatttgaatcaataaattatggagacagagaaagaaagctatatgcatataggggacctaataatgagacaatcacaaataaggaagcagttaaagaccttggtgtgatgatgaataggaacatgttatgcaatgatcaaatagcaactctgttggcaaaatgtaaagcaaaaatgggaatgttgttacggcacttcaaaacaagaaaagctgaacacatgattatgctttataaaacatatgttcgtagtccacttgaatattgcaatatgatatggtacccacactattcaaaaggatattgcacaaatagagagtgtacaaaggtcctttacagctagaatagaagaagttaaagaccttgactactgggaaagactacaattcttaaaattatatagtctagaaaggagtaagagaacgctacatgataattcaggcatggaaacagatagaaggaatagcagaaaatatcatggaactaaaaatatcagaaagagcaagcagaggtagattaatagtgcccaaaactataccaggaaaaataaggaaagcacacaggacattaatccactacgcaccagcatcgataatgcagcgtctattcaatgcgttgccagctcatctgaggaatatatcaggagtgagcgtagatgtgtttaagaataagctcgacaaatatctaaactgcatcccagaccatccaagattggaagatgcaaaatataccggaagatgtactagcaactctctggtagacattagaggtgcctcacactgagggacctggggcaacccgaacaagatgtaaggtctgtaaggtaaggttagagaattatttctctctcagttagagaattatttctctctctctctctctctctctctctctctctctctctctctctctctcgtcattcttCGATctctattgaatatttttttgcaaAGAGGCTTGTTTTCGTTTTCGTATTTCcaacatttatttattagtattcatTTTGCCTTTGAAAGGCACACGATTTAACAATTTATGATTATATGTAATATAGCCgagtcggtaacatcactgaagtcctgatttctcctctgtgcgctggttcgaatccacgagatgacgaaattattatcaactaaaaaaatcccccgtctgttaacatatacgaaaatatattgattccgaggtagagcgaattggatattaaaggacatttgtagcttaacgcttGCATAGGAATCACAGtgttgtgataaaaatatatgtatgtgtatatatatatgtatgtgtgtgtgtgtgtgtgtatatatactagtatatatatatatatatatatatatatatatatatatatatatatatatatatatatatatatatattgccaaagGATGTGACGAATTGGTAATTAAATGTTACTGTTTATATTGTAATTCAATAATAAATTCTAGCAACCACAATTATTTATTTCGAAATTAAGTGGACGAAACGAATGCCTTAAGGTACGACAAACGCCATGCTTCCACTCCCCtgatatgaaaggaaaaataaactacgaggaatagtaataataaaaaaaaaataaataaatatgtagtaAATCGCTGCAATTTGTCCTTTAACCTCGAAAAGGACCAGTGTAGGAACATAACGTTTTGTAGAACGAGAGTCGAAGGCTCCCTAATCTAATAGGAATCTcttggctcagagagagagagagagagagagagagagagagagagagagagagagagagagagagagagagtcgaaggcTCCTAATAAATAGGAATCTcttggctcagagagagagagagagagagagagagagagagagagagagagagagagagagagttgaaggcgACTTCCTCTTCGGTCTCCATTTGTTGTCTAGACGTAGCCCATTTGCCCCGGGTGTATGATAATGGCCATATAACTTTTATTCTCTATTGCAAGTTTCCTTTATCAGGATAttctgctatatatgtatatatatgtatatgtacatatatgtatttatatatgtaaaacatgcacgcatattattatataattattatatataatatatataatatatatatatttaacatttcaCTTATTCGCTGTATTGGGCAAGAAATATGtgctatttattttattccattttctttaaaacatagTTTTTCCAGGGTATCTTCTCATCTGACTTCTTTCTTCTATTGAAGAAATTTTATGTATCTCTCACTATCTTCGTAAGAGTGAGTTTACCACTTATCTCACTCTGCTACGATGGAAGATATCTGCTTTTGTATTcgtacatacatttataaactTCAAGCACATTTGTCCTAGAGGTgaattgacccccccccccccccccccgtaataTGTGTCAGATTAAGTTattgatatgatatatacaatatatatcatatatagatatatatatatatatatatatatatatat harbors:
- the LOC135195252 gene encoding ataxin-2 homolog yields the protein MKAQQLEEQQQQQERKEAKPTATAATTDTATGTAPTHSNNNRNTNSSSSSTTTIRNSNSRKSSITTARRRNSNSTAGKATVAAAAASPPLEEEETATAGKAASSPPEEETATAAKATEAATTFIYIKQNAPLLSSRKVGASVRPQLPLEHPRTGIKRNASVVVFEECWS